One genomic region from Halococcus qingdaonensis encodes:
- a CDS encoding pyrimidine dimer DNA glycosylase/endonuclease V — translation MTRMWCLPTAILCDDHLRGEHAEHHQLVGTINNHPHGEAIAEGHAEKGNIDTTRLEERHAELAAAMERRGMNHDSPLAYDGPTYGAGMIDLEANRADLLGRCEDCASRVEAHTD, via the coding sequence ATGACACGGATGTGGTGCTTACCGACGGCGATCCTCTGTGACGACCATCTCCGCGGCGAGCACGCGGAACACCACCAACTCGTCGGCACGATCAACAACCACCCTCACGGCGAGGCGATCGCCGAGGGCCACGCCGAGAAGGGCAACATCGACACGACACGCCTCGAAGAACGGCACGCCGAACTCGCCGCGGCAATGGAGCGACGCGGCATGAACCACGACTCACCGCTCGCGTACGACGGTCCCACTTACGGAGCTGGCATGATCGATCTCGAAGCGAACCGTGCCGACCTTCTCGGCCGCTGCGAGGACTGCGCTTCCAGAGTCGAAGCGCATACTGATTAG
- a CDS encoding pyridoxal-phosphate-dependent aminotransferase family protein, with protein sequence MLMTPGPTSVPDPVREAMSRELINPDVESEFNELYARVCEKLADVYGTDDQVIVTGGEGILGLESAIACLVDADTDVLCLSNGLYGDGFADFVENYGGTPTVVGTDYDTELALSELDDALAAGDYDVATLVHCETPTGALNDIEPALERLHDHGAVTILDAVSSLGGVPVPTENVDVCLGASQKCFSAPPGLAIASISERAWERKEAIDPDSLYTNFLPWRDTSEGFPYTHLSTNVVALDVALDRILEEGLDTVYERHRTAASRCRERGSDIGLELFAGPERSSPTVSAFHVPGRAADLQATLDEQYDITLATGLGPLADDVIRVGHMGYQADTELVERTMDALAETV encoded by the coding sequence ATGCTGATGACACCGGGGCCTACCTCGGTCCCAGACCCTGTCCGCGAGGCGATGAGCCGAGAGCTGATCAACCCCGACGTCGAGTCGGAGTTCAACGAGCTCTACGCTCGGGTCTGCGAGAAGCTGGCCGACGTCTACGGGACGGACGATCAGGTGATCGTCACCGGTGGCGAAGGCATTCTCGGACTGGAGTCCGCTATCGCGTGTCTCGTCGACGCGGACACCGACGTGCTTTGCCTCTCGAACGGGCTCTACGGCGATGGGTTCGCCGATTTCGTCGAGAACTACGGGGGCACCCCGACGGTCGTCGGTACCGACTACGACACGGAACTCGCGCTGTCGGAGTTGGACGACGCACTCGCTGCGGGCGACTACGATGTTGCAACGCTCGTCCACTGTGAAACGCCAACGGGCGCGCTCAACGACATCGAACCCGCCCTGGAGCGCCTCCACGATCACGGTGCGGTGACGATCCTCGATGCCGTCTCGTCATTGGGCGGGGTACCCGTACCGACCGAGAACGTCGATGTCTGCCTCGGTGCCTCACAGAAATGTTTCAGCGCGCCACCGGGATTGGCGATCGCGAGCATCAGCGAGCGTGCCTGGGAGCGCAAGGAAGCGATCGATCCGGACAGCCTGTACACCAACTTTCTCCCGTGGCGAGATACCAGTGAGGGATTCCCCTACACCCATCTCTCGACGAACGTCGTCGCGCTCGACGTTGCCCTCGATCGAATCCTGGAGGAGGGTCTCGACACGGTGTACGAACGCCACCGTACGGCGGCGAGTCGCTGTCGCGAGCGTGGCTCGGATATCGGGCTCGAACTGTTCGCCGGCCCGGAGCGATCCTCACCGACCGTGTCGGCGTTCCACGTTCCCGGCCGGGCAGCAGACCTCCAGGCAACGCTCGACGAGCAGTACGACATCACGCTGGCAACCGGGCTCGGGCCGCTCGCCGACGACGTCATCCGGGTCGGGCATATGGGCTATCAGGCCGATACTGAACTGGTCGAACGGACGATGGACGCATTGGCCGAAACCGTTTGA
- a CDS encoding MFS transporter encodes MTLVALCTLAFFATMVARLVISPVVPEIVETFGSSTGVLGLALTGLWMAYAFAQFPSGVLADRYGERIIILVAVGLTTVASALLALSPSMPIFLVLTLILGGVAGLHYSVATTLLTRELNNIGTAIGLHNSGAPLAGLLAPIAAAAVSQRFGWRAAIALGAVAALPVFVLFRWKVRPTEPARPEQPMGDRFALKPVIELLSRRKIAFTAVLAFLFEFVWQATASFLPTFLIAYHGYSVTFASTLFSAYFVIQGLTQPGVGSLSDRYGREETAGLCAVLGISGFTLLLVGSRLAVLLVGIVLVGVSMGWGAALLPRFVDNLSNEERGAGFGLVRTTYMMLSATGSVVVGTIADTAGWGIAFGTFVVFLSVICLSLVGNRVLDLGF; translated from the coding sequence GTGACGCTCGTCGCACTCTGTACGCTGGCGTTTTTCGCGACGATGGTCGCACGATTGGTCATCAGCCCGGTCGTTCCCGAAATCGTCGAAACGTTCGGTTCGTCGACCGGCGTTCTCGGACTCGCTTTGACCGGTCTCTGGATGGCGTACGCTTTCGCACAGTTCCCGAGTGGCGTGCTCGCCGACCGATACGGCGAGCGAATCATCATCCTCGTGGCAGTTGGGCTGACCACGGTTGCGAGCGCTCTGCTCGCGCTCTCGCCGTCGATGCCGATCTTTCTCGTCCTCACGCTCATCTTGGGTGGCGTCGCCGGACTGCATTACAGCGTTGCGACGACACTGCTGACTCGCGAACTGAACAACATCGGCACCGCGATCGGTCTGCACAACTCCGGGGCACCCTTGGCCGGATTGCTCGCGCCGATCGCGGCGGCCGCCGTCAGCCAGCGGTTCGGCTGGCGAGCGGCGATCGCGCTCGGAGCCGTGGCTGCGTTGCCCGTGTTCGTCCTCTTTCGGTGGAAGGTACGCCCGACGGAACCTGCACGGCCCGAACAGCCGATGGGAGATCGGTTCGCACTCAAACCGGTCATCGAGTTGCTCTCCCGGCGGAAGATCGCGTTCACTGCCGTGCTGGCGTTTCTGTTCGAATTCGTCTGGCAGGCGACGGCCTCCTTTCTCCCGACGTTTCTGATCGCGTACCACGGCTACTCGGTGACGTTCGCCAGCACGCTGTTTTCGGCGTATTTCGTCATCCAGGGGCTGACACAGCCCGGCGTGGGCTCGCTGTCGGATCGGTACGGGCGCGAGGAGACGGCAGGGCTCTGTGCAGTGCTCGGAATCAGCGGGTTCACGCTGCTTCTCGTCGGATCGCGATTGGCGGTGCTTCTCGTCGGCATCGTTCTCGTCGGCGTTTCGATGGGCTGGGGTGCGGCCCTCCTCCCGCGCTTTGTGGACAACCTCTCGAACGAAGAACGCGGTGCTGGGTTCGGTCTCGTGCGGACGACGTATATGATGCTGAGCGCGACCGGCAGCGTCGTCGTGGGCACGATCGCGGACACTGCCGGCTGGGGGATCGCGTTCGGCACCTTCGTCGTGTTCCTCTCGGTGATCTGTCTGTCGCTCGTCGGCAATCGGGTGCTCGACCTCGGTTTCTGA
- a CDS encoding ArnT family glycosyltransferase, translating into MRGIGGGLLGRAKKRVGDDLTTDPYLRYILLLAAVLAGFWFWHGIPEFATIDERWRLIDALAAVGTVVDDPGLGAIRPAILAQQPAGATFYVNLLAVLPVAIVALVTGQLGAFVGFNPQLRTAGLWQFRTGTPEWIWTGSLFFARLLTVVLAIGCVYLTYRLGRTMRDRTTGRLAAVLLSLTWGFLIMAHEVSEDIPALFFLLLVFYLALRYIETGDRAVYLAGCIAGGIAIAFKLTAGTSVILLGLAYVLRARRPGVNPRDALLQPRLLVMAVACGAGAIVVGFPEVLAAGPEVLIERVAGGGSRSVGVAAPVAPSWWWLVRGYLNGLGLPLFVGALGGIAAGIGRLRERSIEADATILLLVGLGMYLLVYSRWGYVRLHHLLLTFPLLALLLAAALSRLRGHSQRIMWALVAVLFVTSSAYAGVGDLHYATTPRDEAAEWLDANAPDNATMEVYRSRFRDATFPRDMQINSYRKARMTAGSDPPTRAQWMNNLSTRCPEFIQLTYWDLVHLGTASPIRADSGNQKQVADGYRRGLPPRSPRPKRAEHVRSLLTGQYNYTVAAEFGPQPPMWPQPRTQTSLLDLLKTGVDPWTITYGDDQDFRAEQYTLILNRTGQCGSARNASPRRRAP; encoded by the coding sequence ATGCGAGGAATCGGCGGTGGACTGCTGGGTCGCGCGAAAAAGCGAGTCGGCGACGATCTCACGACCGACCCCTATCTTCGATACATTCTCCTCTTGGCGGCGGTACTCGCCGGATTCTGGTTCTGGCACGGGATTCCCGAGTTCGCGACGATCGACGAGCGCTGGCGGCTCATCGACGCACTCGCGGCGGTCGGTACCGTCGTCGACGACCCCGGACTCGGTGCGATTCGACCGGCGATCCTGGCACAGCAGCCCGCTGGGGCGACGTTCTACGTGAATCTGCTCGCCGTGCTCCCGGTCGCGATCGTCGCGCTCGTGACGGGACAGCTCGGCGCGTTCGTCGGGTTCAATCCGCAGCTTCGAACGGCCGGTCTCTGGCAGTTTCGTACCGGCACGCCCGAATGGATCTGGACGGGGAGTCTGTTTTTCGCGCGGCTGCTCACCGTCGTGCTCGCGATCGGCTGTGTCTACCTTACCTACCGTCTCGGAAGGACGATGCGCGATCGGACGACCGGACGCCTGGCAGCCGTGTTGCTCTCGCTGACGTGGGGATTTCTCATCATGGCCCACGAGGTGAGCGAGGACATCCCGGCGTTGTTTTTCCTCCTGCTGGTGTTCTACCTCGCGCTCCGATACATCGAGACGGGCGACAGGGCGGTCTATCTTGCCGGCTGTATAGCGGGCGGGATCGCCATCGCGTTCAAACTCACTGCCGGAACGAGCGTCATACTCCTCGGTCTCGCGTACGTCCTGCGAGCGCGGAGACCGGGCGTGAACCCGCGCGACGCACTCTTGCAACCACGACTGTTGGTCATGGCGGTCGCATGCGGTGCAGGAGCGATCGTCGTCGGATTTCCCGAGGTGCTCGCTGCCGGTCCCGAAGTACTCATCGAGCGGGTTGCCGGCGGCGGTTCGCGATCGGTCGGTGTGGCTGCACCGGTCGCGCCGAGCTGGTGGTGGCTGGTGCGCGGCTATCTCAACGGTCTCGGACTTCCGTTGTTCGTCGGCGCGCTCGGTGGCATCGCGGCGGGGATCGGTCGCCTGCGCGAGCGTTCGATCGAGGCGGACGCGACAATACTGTTGCTCGTCGGTCTCGGGATGTATCTCCTCGTATACTCTCGCTGGGGCTACGTACGTCTGCATCACCTCCTCCTCACGTTTCCGCTGCTTGCACTCTTGCTCGCAGCCGCACTCTCCCGGCTTCGCGGCCACAGCCAGCGCATCATGTGGGCGCTCGTCGCAGTGCTGTTCGTCACGAGCAGCGCGTATGCCGGTGTCGGCGATCTTCATTACGCCACCACACCGCGTGACGAAGCGGCGGAGTGGCTGGACGCGAACGCGCCCGACAACGCGACGATGGAGGTGTATCGGTCGCGGTTCAGGGATGCGACGTTCCCCCGCGACATGCAGATCAACAGCTATCGCAAAGCACGGATGACGGCGGGTTCCGACCCACCGACGCGCGCCCAGTGGATGAACAACCTCTCGACCCGGTGTCCGGAGTTCATCCAGCTCACCTACTGGGATCTCGTCCATCTCGGTACCGCGAGTCCGATCCGGGCGGACTCTGGAAACCAGAAACAGGTCGCCGACGGGTACAGACGTGGACTGCCGCCCAGATCGCCGAGACCGAAACGGGCCGAACACGTGCGGAGCCTGCTCACCGGACAGTACAACTACACTGTGGCAGCCGAGTTCGGCCCGCAGCCACCGATGTGGCCACAGCCACGGACTCAGACGTCGCTGTTGGACCTCCTGAAGACCGGCGTCGATCCGTGGACGATCACCTACGGCGACGATCAGGATTTCCGGGCCGAACAGTACACGCTGATCCTGAACCGAACCGGACAGTGTGGATCGGCTCGGAACGCGTCCCCACGCCGTCGCGCGCCCTAG
- a CDS encoding glucose-1-phosphate thymidylyltransferase, which translates to MKGVLLAGGKGTRLRPITHTGPKQLVPVANKPVIQYAIEDLKDAGITDIGVILGNKGREAIQDYLGDGTDFGVDITYIVQGDPLGLAHAVGCAREFVDGDDFVVYLGDNMLKQGISALVESFEHGQYDAGIALQSVAEPEQFGVADVDANGDVTRLVEKPDDPPSDLALIGVYVFSPVVFDAIERLEPSWRGEYEITEAIGTLLDDGCAIDSLVIEGWWKDTGKPADVLEANRLVLDDRRDETPAIDSESDAETTGYLDVHDTATIEAGAVVRGPVSIGADTTIEAGAYVGPYTSIGPNSTLRNVHLENSVIVGDSSIATDGKIVDSLIGRGTSIGSADGLLPEGRRLVVGENSNLDL; encoded by the coding sequence ATGAAAGGCGTACTTCTCGCCGGGGGCAAGGGCACCCGCCTCCGACCGATCACACATACCGGCCCGAAACAGCTGGTACCGGTGGCGAACAAGCCCGTCATCCAGTACGCCATCGAAGACCTCAAAGACGCTGGCATCACCGATATCGGCGTCATCCTCGGGAACAAGGGACGCGAGGCGATCCAGGACTACCTCGGTGACGGTACTGATTTCGGGGTCGATATCACGTATATCGTGCAGGGCGATCCGCTCGGGCTCGCCCACGCAGTCGGCTGTGCGCGCGAGTTCGTCGATGGCGACGATTTCGTCGTCTATCTCGGTGACAACATGCTCAAACAGGGCATCTCCGCTCTCGTCGAGAGCTTCGAGCACGGCCAGTACGATGCGGGTATCGCCCTCCAATCGGTCGCGGAGCCGGAACAGTTCGGCGTTGCCGACGTCGATGCGAACGGCGACGTCACGCGACTCGTCGAAAAGCCCGACGACCCACCGAGCGATCTCGCGCTCATCGGCGTCTACGTGTTTTCACCTGTCGTCTTCGACGCCATCGAACGACTCGAACCGTCGTGGCGTGGCGAGTACGAGATCACCGAGGCCATCGGCACGCTGCTCGACGACGGCTGTGCGATCGACTCGCTCGTCATCGAGGGCTGGTGGAAGGATACCGGCAAGCCGGCCGACGTGCTCGAAGCGAACCGGTTGGTGCTCGACGACCGACGGGACGAGACGCCGGCGATCGATAGCGAGAGCGACGCGGAGACCACGGGCTATCTCGACGTCCACGACACGGCGACCATCGAAGCGGGGGCGGTCGTTCGTGGTCCGGTATCCATCGGCGCGGACACGACGATCGAAGCCGGTGCCTACGTCGGGCCGTACACCTCGATCGGCCCGAACTCGACCCTTCGGAACGTCCATCTCGAAAACAGCGTGATCGTGGGCGACTCGTCCATCGCGACCGATGGCAAGATCGTCGACAGTCTCATCGGCCGTGGCACGTCGATCGGCAGTGCCGACGGACTGCTTCCCGAGGGTCGCCGGTTGGTCGTCGGCGAGAACTCGAATCTCGATCTCTGA
- a CDS encoding SDR family oxidoreductase, protein MQLLVVGANGLLGSNVIAKALARDWECTGTYHATESMFDIPLHELDIRDTDRFTTILDAHEFDAVLNCAAMTDVDGCERNPEHAHAVNGAAPGELARVCADRELAFCHVSTDYVFDGNAERRYAESAPTNPQQVYGESKLTGERTVEKAHDGALLARLSFVYGTHGATGTLTGFPAWVSDRLGKGESIPLFTDQTVTPSRAGQAATALLDLLAADVTGTVHIASRSCITPYEFGERIRERLAASRSLDVPVELLAEGSQSAVDRAATRPLHTCLDVEKVEHVLDREQPALADDLDAITDAL, encoded by the coding sequence ATGCAGCTGCTCGTCGTTGGGGCGAACGGACTTCTCGGGAGCAACGTGATCGCGAAAGCGCTTGCGCGCGACTGGGAGTGTACCGGAACGTATCACGCGACCGAGTCCATGTTCGACATCCCGCTACACGAGTTGGATATCCGAGACACCGATCGGTTCACCACGATACTCGATGCACACGAGTTCGATGCCGTTCTCAACTGTGCGGCCATGACCGATGTGGACGGCTGTGAACGAAATCCGGAGCACGCCCACGCCGTCAACGGGGCAGCACCCGGTGAGCTGGCGCGTGTCTGTGCCGACCGAGAGCTCGCGTTCTGTCACGTTTCGACCGATTACGTGTTCGACGGGAACGCCGAACGGAGATACGCCGAGTCCGCACCGACGAATCCACAACAAGTGTATGGCGAGTCGAAACTCACTGGCGAGCGAACTGTCGAAAAGGCCCATGACGGAGCCCTCCTCGCCCGGCTTTCGTTCGTCTATGGAACCCACGGTGCCACGGGAACCCTCACCGGCTTTCCGGCGTGGGTCAGCGACCGCCTCGGAAAAGGAGAATCGATCCCGCTGTTCACGGACCAGACCGTGACGCCGAGCAGGGCCGGGCAGGCGGCCACAGCGCTGCTCGATCTCCTTGCAGCAGACGTCACGGGGACGGTGCATATCGCCAGTCGATCGTGTATCACACCGTACGAATTCGGCGAACGAATCAGGGAGCGACTCGCTGCGTCACGCTCTCTGGACGTGCCCGTGGAACTGTTGGCCGAAGGCTCACAGTCGGCCGTGGACCGTGCCGCAACGCGACCGCTGCATACCTGTCTCGACGTTGAGAAGGTCGAGCATGTGCTCGACCGTGAACAGCCAGCGCTCGCCGACGATCTCGACGCGATCACCGATGCGCTATGA
- the rfbB gene encoding dTDP-glucose 4,6-dehydratase — protein MSVLVTGGAGFIGSNFVRHLLDTTNRSVITLDALTYAGSMRHLDDVLDHPRHDFVEGDIRDQSLIAELFEEIDSVVNFAAESHVDRSIDSAEPFVATNVQGTRTLLDAARDADIDRFVQISTDEVYGEIHDGTFAETDPLDPRNPYAATKASADLLALSYHSTYDLPVLVTRSSNNFGPHQHSEKLIPKLIDRAARGESLPIYGDGSNVREWTYVQDNCRAIRTVLDEGTTGEIYNVGSGDERTNLDVARTVLDAVGAPETLIEFVEDRPGHDERYALDASKMAALGWEPEWSFEEGLERTVELTVGQN, from the coding sequence ATGAGCGTGCTCGTCACCGGTGGTGCAGGGTTCATCGGCTCGAACTTCGTTCGCCACCTCCTCGACACGACGAACCGATCGGTCATCACTCTCGATGCGCTCACGTATGCCGGTTCGATGCGTCATCTCGACGATGTCCTCGACCATCCGCGCCACGATTTCGTCGAGGGCGATATTCGAGATCAGTCGCTGATTGCGGAGCTCTTCGAGGAGATCGATAGCGTCGTGAACTTCGCCGCCGAGTCACACGTCGACCGCTCGATCGACTCGGCCGAACCGTTCGTTGCGACGAACGTTCAGGGAACGCGGACGCTTCTCGACGCCGCACGGGACGCCGACATCGACCGATTCGTCCAGATATCGACCGACGAAGTCTACGGCGAGATCCACGACGGGACGTTCGCCGAGACGGACCCACTCGACCCGCGAAACCCCTACGCCGCCACGAAAGCGAGTGCGGATCTACTCGCATTGAGCTACCACTCCACGTACGATCTACCGGTGCTCGTCACCCGTTCGTCGAACAATTTCGGGCCACACCAGCACTCGGAGAAACTCATCCCCAAACTCATCGACCGCGCGGCACGCGGGGAGTCGCTCCCGATCTATGGCGACGGGTCGAACGTTCGCGAATGGACCTACGTACAGGACAACTGTCGCGCGATCCGGACGGTTCTCGACGAGGGAACGACCGGTGAGATATACAACGTCGGCAGCGGTGACGAGCGGACGAACCTCGACGTCGCTCGGACGGTGCTCGATGCCGTGGGAGCACCCGAAACCCTCATCGAGTTCGTCGAGGATCGTCCTGGCCACGACGAGCGGTACGCACTCGATGCAAGCAAGATGGCGGCGCTCGGCTGGGAACCCGAGTGGTCGTTCGAGGAGGGGCTCGAACGAACGGTCGAACTGACTGTCGGGCAGAACTGA
- a CDS encoding dTDP-4-dehydrorhamnose 3,5-epimerase family protein translates to MIEGVTARDLQVNADERGHLVEIFREDWELYDPDPAMSYYSMSYPGVVRAWHRHERGQIDHFVCPTGRIKVAIYDDRESSPTRGELDTFVIGEHNQRVVRIPGDCWHGFKTIGDDSALLINFPTNLYDYDDPDEERLPPDTDEIPYDWDETHQG, encoded by the coding sequence ATGATAGAGGGAGTGACAGCGCGCGATCTGCAGGTCAACGCGGACGAGCGCGGCCATCTCGTCGAGATCTTCCGCGAGGACTGGGAGCTGTACGACCCCGATCCGGCGATGAGCTACTACTCGATGAGCTATCCAGGCGTCGTCCGCGCGTGGCACCGCCACGAGCGGGGCCAGATAGACCACTTCGTCTGTCCGACGGGACGCATCAAGGTCGCCATCTACGACGATCGCGAATCGTCACCGACACGCGGGGAACTCGATACGTTCGTCATCGGCGAACACAACCAGCGAGTCGTCCGTATCCCCGGTGATTGCTGGCACGGGTTCAAGACGATCGGTGACGACTCCGCATTGCTGATCAACTTCCCGACGAACCTCTACGACTACGACGACCCCGACGAGGAGCGGCTACCGCCCGATACCGACGAGATCCCGTACGATTGGGACGAGACGCATCAGGGATAA
- a CDS encoding class I SAM-dependent methyltransferase — translation MPDDSLLRRSLRRSGVLDWIRTAIDRYNRIYRSPPYDPPTDHREFRAVRRHSQEPTDISDHLERLFVEAMQASPDTIVECGVRSGESTFVFERVARLTDADVVSVDIEATSYTTDYDGWQFVNADDVDFAAEFGSWCDENDVDPAIDVLFVDTSHRYEHTLAEIEAWFPHLSENAVVLFHDTNMQRFYRRKDRTRGLSPIADRGVIRAIEDHFDCDLDETESFVTVLDDFVFEQYPYCSGLAVLRKLGSTAAP, via the coding sequence ATGCCGGACGACAGCCTGCTTCGCCGTTCGCTTCGCCGGAGTGGGGTTCTCGACTGGATTCGAACGGCGATCGACCGGTACAACCGGATCTACCGATCTCCACCGTACGACCCCCCGACCGACCACCGCGAGTTTCGTGCGGTGCGACGCCACTCGCAGGAACCGACCGATATCAGTGATCATCTCGAACGACTGTTCGTCGAGGCGATGCAGGCTTCTCCCGACACCATCGTCGAATGCGGCGTCCGCAGTGGCGAGTCGACGTTCGTCTTCGAGCGCGTTGCACGCCTCACTGACGCCGACGTGGTGAGCGTCGATATCGAGGCGACGTCCTACACCACCGACTACGACGGCTGGCAGTTCGTCAACGCCGATGATGTCGATTTCGCCGCGGAGTTTGGGAGCTGGTGTGACGAGAACGACGTCGATCCCGCCATCGACGTCCTGTTCGTGGACACGAGCCATCGCTACGAGCACACGCTCGCCGAGATCGAGGCGTGGTTTCCCCATCTCAGCGAGAACGCAGTCGTCCTCTTTCACGACACCAACATGCAGCGATTTTATCGGCGCAAAGACCGGACGAGAGGGTTGAGTCCGATCGCGGACCGGGGCGTCATCCGAGCGATAGAGGACCACTTCGACTGCGACCTCGACGAAACCGAATCGTTCGTCACTGTTCTGGATGACTTTGTCTTCGAACAGTATCCGTATTGTAGTGGCCTCGCCGTCCTCCGAAAACTCGGTTCGACGGCGGCTCCGTAG
- a CDS encoding class I SAM-dependent methyltransferase, with the protein MALRSYVTGAGRLYRRDGFDSVFRRGLEKVERDVGNALPAIGDTLCRALSVRELRGYQSSEDDLTDIIDTAYDYRGYGAYRSIEPMQIRSELRDFVEAVAASDPETVCEIGTARGGSYYVWAQYLAATNYLSIDLPGGRFGGGHSLRRAEFLRDVCDRPDIDQAFLRGNSHSPATARHVEEILDGDTIDFLFIDGDHTYDGVKDDFERYSPFVADGGLIAFHDIVTIDHDPDCEVDRFWRELREEYETTEIVADPQQDRGGVGLVHW; encoded by the coding sequence ATGGCTCTCAGATCGTATGTAACCGGTGCAGGCCGACTCTACCGTCGCGACGGGTTCGATTCGGTCTTTCGCCGCGGTCTCGAAAAGGTCGAACGGGACGTGGGCAATGCACTCCCCGCCATCGGCGATACCCTCTGTCGAGCGCTGTCCGTCCGAGAGCTGCGTGGCTACCAATCGTCCGAGGACGATCTCACCGATATCATCGACACAGCGTACGACTATCGGGGCTACGGTGCGTATCGATCCATCGAGCCGATGCAGATCCGTTCGGAGCTCCGGGATTTCGTCGAAGCGGTCGCTGCCAGCGATCCCGAGACGGTGTGTGAGATCGGCACCGCCCGCGGCGGGAGCTACTACGTGTGGGCGCAGTATCTCGCTGCCACGAACTACCTCAGCATCGACCTTCCCGGCGGCCGTTTCGGCGGCGGACACTCGCTCAGACGTGCCGAGTTCCTCCGCGACGTCTGTGATCGCCCGGACATCGACCAGGCGTTTCTCCGCGGCAATTCCCACTCGCCGGCGACCGCTCGCCACGTCGAGGAGATCCTCGACGGTGATACCATCGACTTCCTGTTTATCGATGGCGATCATACCTACGACGGTGTCAAAGACGACTTCGAGCGGTATTCACCGTTCGTCGCCGACGGCGGGCTCATCGCGTTCCACGATATCGTCACTATCGACCACGACCCCGACTGCGAGGTCGACCGATTCTGGCGCGAACTCCGTGAGGAGTACGAGACGACCGAGATCGTTGCCGATCCACAGCAGGATCGCGGCGGCGTCGGTCTCGTTCACTGGTGA
- a CDS encoding glycosyltransferase family 2 protein, with the protein METDSRPLFSLVFLTWNAGEAILRTLESVEQQSFTDYEVVVVDNDSQDDTVQLLRNAYSEDDSVRIVENERNRGFSRGINRGIRESDGQYICCYNHDTLFPDGYLRTLSERVTPDAVWTTARRNYRVSSERTCVRLLSRYRFTLPYRVDSLSGDAAVNYVPGDGVIVPREIYRTVLSGQVFDPAMPLRVEDVDLSLRLADAGVPMRAILDTHSIHPDNDDMYAPSIRNFVTLAKMIRARVVVHRKNTDSLLPVVVAAASIVLNPLVIYCTAYPRSADAFVDATSVS; encoded by the coding sequence ATGGAGACGGACTCGCGGCCGCTGTTCTCGCTCGTATTTCTCACGTGGAACGCAGGAGAGGCGATCCTCCGGACGCTCGAATCGGTCGAGCAGCAGTCGTTCACCGACTACGAGGTCGTCGTCGTGGACAACGACAGTCAGGACGACACGGTACAGCTGCTTCGGAACGCCTACTCGGAGGACGATTCGGTACGGATAGTCGAAAACGAACGAAATCGTGGCTTCAGCCGGGGTATCAACCGAGGCATCCGCGAAAGCGATGGGCAGTATATCTGCTGTTACAATCACGATACGCTGTTCCCTGACGGATACTTGCGGACGCTTTCCGAGCGGGTCACGCCGGACGCGGTATGGACGACGGCCCGGCGCAACTACCGTGTGTCTTCCGAACGGACGTGTGTACGCCTCCTCTCCCGGTATCGGTTTACGCTCCCGTATCGCGTCGATTCGCTGTCCGGGGATGCTGCGGTGAACTACGTTCCCGGTGATGGCGTGATCGTTCCCCGAGAGATATATCGGACCGTGCTTTCGGGGCAGGTGTTCGATCCGGCGATGCCGCTGCGCGTCGAGGACGTCGATCTGTCGTTGCGGCTCGCCGATGCCGGCGTGCCGATGCGAGCGATACTGGACACACACTCGATCCACCCGGACAACGACGATATGTACGCCCCAAGCATACGAAATTTCGTCACCTTGGCGAAGATGATCCGGGCGCGGGTCGTCGTACATCGGAAAAACACCGATTCACTGCTGCCAGTCGTCGTTGCAGCCGCCAGTATCGTTCTCAATCCGCTGGTGATCTACTGCACTGCCTACCCTCGTTCGGCCGACGCGTTCGTCGATGCGACGTCCGTATCGTGA